Proteins from one Mycteria americana isolate JAX WOST 10 ecotype Jacksonville Zoo and Gardens chromosome 1, USCA_MyAme_1.0, whole genome shotgun sequence genomic window:
- the LOC142405595 gene encoding protein spire homolog 1-like, which translates to MEQFAQGLCPPLHSVFIKGPGSIFIHGDGTASFKVYHKSVYGSFVTPASGKQACLNAPLGCTAAEVNARLTLQGQQRVVKNEDKDPLPSLCYLSPPPLFFSLSDVGSIQQSEDKLLEYLGVVIYEALDWGIDSQVERELSDPLEKLLCLMLKLDDEAMKPAVTLRDVVQACEDHLSRPSEATSHYEMTCRSLFTEYMELQKLVTIIQTSKESLRKMDVEDLVENPLQKKEKHWASLWPNVIHELQNGVRLRKATERPQRHAPPKECVHSPYELLLDDIQQKRYTLRKVIVEQKHRTPKVDSAVPKPHLKPVLERKLKERVPWESSWHEQLMAEIKQPQKLRSSAARKNGSRPKEMLLTPNIALKPPSDSFLTLQDASTKFKIVNTATQQLGPGVQETTPKLPSSTWLASTRSSVVSCNSTGLAADWTYPPMSAPTLGDIKPNGFLNAVQQQLPPYRGRSRSLERGLESKELDCPFPTNWASSTIAELIGTRYAMMVQEGQDFFQGGSDGVFPRAKICFSCHKQMFLKWPYSCYLCSSVVCCDCCIKMSMPFRTCVHLPLHFLKLLRLSREEDPATQEQKSSELLHVIEHWECFGVPVILEPHCLPQPLCCYTGTMADWLTADICMRCEQYLLNMASSQQQSIPFRRISWP; encoded by the exons ATGGAGCAGTTTGCTCAGGGGCTGTGCCCACCACTCCATTCTGTATTCATAAAAGGTCCTGGAAGCATCTTTATCCATGGTGACGGTACTGCTTCCTTCAAGGTGTACCACAAGTCTG TGTATGGTTCCTTTGTTACA CCAGCAAGTGGAAAACAAGCTTGCCTTAATGCACCGCTTGGTTGCACTGCTGCAGAGGTCAATGCTAGGCTAACTCTTCAGGGACAACAGCGGGTAGTAAAGAATGAAGACAAAGATCCACTGCCTTCCTTGTG ttatctttctcctcctcccctctttttttccctttcagatgtTGGCAGCATTCAGCAGTCAGAGGACAAG CTGTTGGAGTACTTGGGAGTGGTGATCTACGAAGCCCTGGACTGGGGAATCGACAGCCAAGTGGAGCGAGAACTGAGTGATCCTTTGGAGAAACTGCTGTGCCTCATGTTGAAACTGGATGATGAGGCAATGAAACCAGCAGTCACCCTGCGGGATGTTGTCCAG GCCTGTGAGGACCACTTGTCCAGGCCTTCTGAGGCTACCAGCCATTATGAAATGACCTGCAGGAGTCTGTTTACTGAATATATGGAACTTCAGAAGCTTGTGACCATTATCCAGACCTCCAAAGAG AGTCTGAGAAAAATGGATGTGGAAGATTTGGTGGAAAATCcccttcagaagaaagaaaaacactgg GCATCCCTGTGGCCCAACGTCATCCATGAACTGCAGAATGGAGTGAGGCTGCGCAAGGCCACTGAGCGACCACAGCGTCATGCACCTCCAAAAGAATGTGTCCATTCTCCCTATGAATTACTTTTGGATGATATTCAGCAAAAGAGGTACACCCTTCGGAAG GTGATCGTCGAGCAAAAACACAGGACCCCCAAAGTTGATTCAGCTGTTCCCAAGCCTCATCTAAAGCCT GTGCTGGAGAGGAAGCTGAAAGAGCGTGTGCCATGGGAGTCCAGCTGGCATGAACAGCTCATGGCAGAAATAAAACAACCACAGAAGCTTCGGTCAtcagcagcaaggaaaaatggGAGCAGGCCCAAAG AAATGCTTCTGACACCAAATATTGCCTTGAAACCTCCAAGCGATAGTTTCTTAACTCTCCAAGATGCCAGTACCAAGTTTAAAATTGTCAATACTGCAACACAGCAGCTGGGACCAGGAGTTCAG GAAACCACTCCCAAGCTGCCTTCCAGCACCTGGCTTGCCTCAACCAGGTCATCAGTAGTATCCTGCAACAGCACAG GTCTTGCTGCAGACTGGACGTATCCTCCCATGAGTGCACCCACACTAGGAGACATTAAACCTAATGGTTTCCTGAATGCTGTCCAACAGCAGCTTCCTCCTTACAGAGGAAGGTCCAGATCTTTAGAGAGAGGCCTTGAAAGCAAGGAACTT GACTGTCCCTTTCCTACCAACTGGGCATCATCAACCATTGCTGAGCTGATTGGAACCAGATATGCAATGATGGTGCAGGAAGGGCAAGACTTCTTCCAAGGAGGTAGTGATGGTGTCTTTCCAAGAGCAAAG ATCTGTTTCAGCTGCCATAAGCAGATGTTTCTTAAGTGGCCTTACAGCTGTTACCTCTGCAGCAG TGTTGTCTGCTGTGACTGCTGCATCAAG ATGTCCATGCCCTTCAGAACGTGTGTACATCTCCCACTTCACTTCCTAAAACTTTTGCGACTCTCCAGAGAGGAGGACCCAGCTACTCAGGAGCAGAAGAGCTCAGAGTTGCTGCATGTAATAGAGCACTGGGAGTGTTTTGG CGTACCTGTTATTTTGGAACCCCATTGCCTACCACAGCCTCTGTGCTGTTACACAGGGACCATGGCAGACTGGCTGACTGCAGACATCTGCATGCGATGTGAGCAGTATCTGTTGAACATGGCTTCCAGTCAACAGCAGAGCATCCCTTTCAGGAGAATTTCCTGGCCTTGA